AGGACCTTATCGTAGGCAACCCTGTCGTCATCATCCAGTAATGGCCAGCATCATTAAAGTATTTGCAGGCTCCGATGACGATATCTGCCTGCTTATTCTGAGCAATGCGGTGTAAGATTTCTAGTGTATTTTCAACAATTTTATCGTCTGAATCCAAGAAGAAAATATATTCTCCCTTAGCCTGGCTCGTTCCAAAATTCCGTGCCGCAGACAGGCCTTGATTCTCCTGGTGAAACAGCTTAAAGCGTTCATCCCTTTGGCAATAGTTATCTGCAATAACGGGAGAAGCATCTGGAGATCCATCGTTAACCATGATCACTTCAAAATCTTTAAAAGTTTGATTTCTCACTGACTCTAAGCATTCAATCAGGTATTTTTCAACTTTATAGATTGGAATGATAATTGAAATTTTGGGATTCATAGCTACTTCCTTTCATTACCTTTCAATTAAAATATATTTAGTAGTCTTATAATCAAAGCTAAAAAAATAGAAATAACCATTAGAAAAGCTATCAAATAAGGTAATTTATTTGTGCTAGTCTTTTCGTCTTCCTCTTTTTTTGATTCCTTTTCTTCTCGCTGATCTTTAATCATCTTTTTTATTTCATTATCAACGTAGTTTCCCTTATTATTCTTCATAAGCTCACCTCAATACGGCTATCTTCTTTATGCAAATTGAATTATAGGTTGACCATTTTTATCAGCCACAACTCGACTCAATGATAAATAATAGACAATTTTTTGATAAATCCGATCCTTCATTTCATTATAAGACCATAGCGCTTCTTTTTGGTATTCGTAAATGGGGTTGCGCTGAGCTGAACTCCTGGTTACAACAACTTGCTTAAATTGGGTCAAATAGTCCACTTGCTCCACCCAAACTTCATCAATGGCTTTTAATATACACTTACGCTCAAAATCCTCAAAATACTCTCCATGGCCTAAATGTTCTTTTTTAGATTCTAAAATAGTGAAAAAAATATTCATTAAATAATCGATGAGAGCTTTGTCTGACAAATGATCGATACTTCTAGGTTCATAATTATAAGTTAAATTATCAAAAATCCAGCGGTCAATCTGGGCCTTACGACTTTTATCTGGATCAAGGTTATCAACAAGGTTTTTCATGACTTTCTCTGCTAAGTGACCAAGGTTGACTTCCTCTAATCCTTCACCTTCTAACAATTGATCGCGGGTTTGATAAATCAGTTTTCTTTGAATACTCATATCTTCATCCATTTGTATGATCTGTTTTCTAGCACTTTCCCCACTAGCATCACTAGCTTCTTGAGCTTGATTAAAGTATTTCTCATAGCGAAAATTAGATAACTGTTTAATATCATCAATCTCTTCATCAGGATCCGACTGATAACGAATATGCTCTGGTGCCCATTTTTGGATGAGTTCGTCTTCTAAGGACACAAAGAACTTACTCATTCCTGGGTCTCCCTGCCTTCCTGCACGGCCACGTAATTGTAAATCAATGCGTTCACTAACCATACGTTCGGTTCCAATAACTGCTAAGCCACCTAAGTCAGCAACTCTCTGTCCTAACTTAATGTCTGTTCCGCGGCCAGCCATGGCAGTCGCAACTGTCACAGCTCCATGTTGACCAGCCTCTTTAATCATTTCCGCCTCTTTAGCTTCATTATAGGCATTGAGCACGTTATGGGGGATACCATCATTCAGCAAAATCGTTGAATACAACATGGATAACTGAACAGATCCGGTCGCAATTAATAGGGGTTGACCAGTAGCGTGTTTTTCTTCGATGTATTGGATTGAAGCAGCCAGTTTTTCTGGAAAACTGCGGTAAATTTCATCCGGATAGTCTTTGCGAATGACGGGCTTATTGGTTGGAATCGAAATGACTTCCATATTATAAGTGTCAATAAATTCGTCCTCAGCCGGTTTTCCTGTTCCTGTCATTCCTGCCATCCGGTCAAAGAGTAAGAATAAATTTTGATAGGTAATCGAAGCCATAGACCGATTTTCATCAGTCAATTCAACATGTTCTTTGGCTTCGATAGCCTGGTGCTGTCCTGCCTGCAAGCGTGTTCCTTTTAGAACCCGACCGTCACGACTATCTAATAATTCCACCTCACCATCACGAACCACATAGTCCTTCTCATTGGTGAATAATTCATGGGCCTTAAGGGCTAAACTCACATGGCGTACCAGCTCACGATTGGATTGGGCATAAAATTTATCTAAACGGAAATATCTTTCTGCATGTCCTATCCCCTCTTGGGTAAGCCAAACCGCATCCTTTTCAGCAGTCACTTCATAATCACGTCCTGCTTCAAGGCTTTCTACAAAGTCATTAGCTAGCTGATAGAAATTCGATTGAACTCTTGGAGAACCTGAAATCACTAAAGGACTAGTCGCACCATCAAGTAAAACTGCATCCACTTCATCAATAATGACATAATAAAAATTCCGTAAAAATTGATCTTCTTTATCAGCAGCTAAATTATCACCCAAATAATCGAAGCCTAGAGCAGAATGAGTCGTATAGACAATATCAGCTCCATAAATTTTCCTTTTATCTTCAGCGGTTAAATCGTCTGAATTTTCGGGGACTCCCATTGCAATAGATAAGCCCATAAAGCGATAAAGGGGCCCCATGTCTTCGGCATCACGGCGGGATAAATAATCGTTGACTGTAACTAGAATTACTCCCTTACCAGTTAAAGCATTGAGGTATAAGGGCATAGTTGCAGTCAATGTCTTACCTTCTCCGGTCTTCATTTCAGCGATATTTCCCTCATGGAGTACAATAGCTCCGATCACTTGGACATCATAGGGATACATCCCTAAAACACGTTTCGCTGCTTCCCTTACTGCAGCATAGGCTTCGGGTAGGAGGTCGTCTAAAGACTCACCTGCTTGATATCGTTCTTTAAATTCATTAGTCTTCTCCTTGAGACTACCATCTGATAAGCGGGACATAGCTCCTGCATAAGAATTGACTTGGTCAAGAATACGATTCAGTCGCCTTAAACGTTTTTTATCTAAATCAATTTTAAGCATGGTATCCTCCTTAACTGATGGTTTGCCCGTCTAACTTCAAAAGATTATGGTGATAGTCCAATAATTTCTGTCCGAAATAAAGGTCTTTAGATAGTCTATTTTCATAATAGCACTTTATATTTTCTGGCCTTTGATCCCTGTCTCCCTGCAGCCAATCAATAACTTTTTCGTCAAGGCGAGATTGCTGGGCAATTTTTACATATTGATAGGTCTCTAAATAATCATCTGTTAATAGGGCTTGGGAATTAAGATAGCGGTCAGCATAATAAGAAGCTGCTAAATTAGAAATAGGACCATAGCCTATAAAATAAAAATTGCTCGCTTGACTAGACTGAACAAAGGTCTCTACGCCAGACATGGCTTCTTCTGATAAATAGAGCTGGGCGTTTAATAATTCACTAGCCAGCAAATTAGCCTGGTGATTAACTACCGGCAATTGCTGTAACTTATTCACTTCTTCTTGGATACTCCCTATTCC
The nucleotide sequence above comes from Aerococcus urinae. Encoded proteins:
- the secA2 gene encoding accessory Sec system translocase SecA2 — encoded protein: MLKIDLDKKRLRRLNRILDQVNSYAGAMSRLSDGSLKEKTNEFKERYQAGESLDDLLPEAYAAVREAAKRVLGMYPYDVQVIGAIVLHEGNIAEMKTGEGKTLTATMPLYLNALTGKGVILVTVNDYLSRRDAEDMGPLYRFMGLSIAMGVPENSDDLTAEDKRKIYGADIVYTTHSALGFDYLGDNLAADKEDQFLRNFYYVIIDEVDAVLLDGATSPLVISGSPRVQSNFYQLANDFVESLEAGRDYEVTAEKDAVWLTQEGIGHAERYFRLDKFYAQSNRELVRHVSLALKAHELFTNEKDYVVRDGEVELLDSRDGRVLKGTRLQAGQHQAIEAKEHVELTDENRSMASITYQNLFLLFDRMAGMTGTGKPAEDEFIDTYNMEVISIPTNKPVIRKDYPDEIYRSFPEKLAASIQYIEEKHATGQPLLIATGSVQLSMLYSTILLNDGIPHNVLNAYNEAKEAEMIKEAGQHGAVTVATAMAGRGTDIKLGQRVADLGGLAVIGTERMVSERIDLQLRGRAGRQGDPGMSKFFVSLEDELIQKWAPEHIRYQSDPDEEIDDIKQLSNFRYEKYFNQAQEASDASGESARKQIIQMDEDMSIQRKLIYQTRDQLLEGEGLEEVNLGHLAEKVMKNLVDNLDPDKSRKAQIDRWIFDNLTYNYEPRSIDHLSDKALIDYLMNIFFTILESKKEHLGHGEYFEDFERKCILKAIDEVWVEQVDYLTQFKQVVVTRSSAQRNPIYEYQKEALWSYNEMKDRIYQKIVYYLSLSRVVADKNGQPIIQFA